CTCGTATCGATAGCTATGGTAACTCGAGAAAATCAATTCATGGCATAAATTTCTATGGCAATAAATATGCAACCAAATTCCATGTTGATGATGTATGTATAACTGAAATTGAATCAGGATTCGGAGACCCTCTCAGAGTCTACACAATAACTGACTCAGAAGACACAGAAATTGTAGAAACCTTAGATCTAAGTAAAGAAGATTAAATAATTGATCTAAAAAAGAAAGCCAGTTCTGATGAACTGGCTTTCTTTTTTAGATATAATACCAACAAGGCATAAATAAAAGACCTAAAATAATCCTATTATGAAAATATATTTAACTGTAATCATCGCTTCAATCTACAATATCACAGCACATACGCAAAATGAATTTAAAAAAGAATCTTATTGGGGAATAAAATCTGGAATCAATATTCATCAGGTGGCATTTGATGCCAATATTAATACCAAAATAGATATAGGATATACGAGCGGGTTCGTCTTTAAATATATAGAGGAGAAGGGACATGGCATTCAACTTGAATTAAACCTACAACAAGTAGGATGGAGCGAAAATATAAGTCAACCTTATAGCTATACAAGACATTCGTCCTATATTCAAGTCCCAATTATGACACAGTTTATCTTTGATGAGGGTAATAAAAGTTACTTACTTCATCTAGGAATCTACGGATCCGCTTTAATTAAAGAAAAAGAAAAAATTAACCTTCCTATAGATTACAACCCTCTGAAAGATTCTCGCGACCTACCCTCATGGTTCACTAATGGAAAAGACATTGTCAATAAAAATGTATACTACGGGCAATCCGTAGATAAAATAACCGAATACGGCATTTGTGCGGGACTGGG
The Lewinellaceae bacterium DNA segment above includes these coding regions:
- a CDS encoding PorT family protein, which gives rise to MKIYLTVIIASIYNITAHTQNEFKKESYWGIKSGINIHQVAFDANINTKIDIGYTSGFVFKYIEEKGHGIQLELNLQQVGWSENISQPYSYTRHSSYIQVPIMTQFIFDEGNKSYLLHLGIYGSALIKEKEKINLPIDYNPLKDSRDLPSWFTNGKDIVNKNVYYGQSVDKITEYGICAGLGISWHTRNAILQLEIRYNQSLCNVFDPKKYAIYSSKSQFMEITLVYLIGK